One window from the genome of Aeromonas sp. FDAARGOS 1405 encodes:
- a CDS encoding putative 4-hydroxy-4-methyl-2-oxoglutarate aldolase, producing MLDLLPDLCDQHGDLLQVADPVFQDFGGKALFYGRAVTLSCYEDNSLVRDLVTRPGHGKVMVIDGGGSLRRALLGDQLAVKAVEQGWEGILIHGAARDVGTLATLALGVKALAACPVKTEKRGLGELGAVVSFAGVTIHEGDYVYADRNGVVVSATPLL from the coding sequence ATGCTGGATCTCCTGCCCGACCTCTGCGATCAACATGGCGACTTGCTGCAAGTGGCCGACCCGGTGTTTCAGGATTTTGGCGGCAAGGCCCTCTTTTATGGTCGCGCCGTAACGCTTTCCTGTTATGAAGACAACAGTCTGGTGCGGGATCTGGTGACCCGCCCCGGTCACGGCAAGGTGATGGTGATCGACGGCGGCGGCTCGCTGCGCCGTGCGCTGCTGGGCGATCAACTGGCGGTCAAGGCGGTGGAGCAGGGGTGGGAGGGTATCCTTATACACGGCGCGGCGCGGGATGTGGGCACTCTGGCGACACTGGCGCTCGGGGTCAAGGCGCTGGCGGCCTGTCCGGTCAAGACCGAGAAGCGAGGATTGGGAGAGCTGGGGGCCGTGGTCAGCTTTGCCGGGGTGACCATCCACGAAGGGGATTATGTCTATGCGGATCGCAACGGCGTGGTGGTGAGCGCCACGCCGCTGTTGTGA
- the cydD gene encoding cysteine/glutathione ABC transporter permease/ATP-binding protein CydD: MDKKTQKRLYGWLRKQSSHGRRWITISIAFGLGQGILMVAQAWLLATLLHSFIIEGSTPEQSITLFITLLLVTLGKAALAYGREVASFKAGSAVRQTIRQLVLTRLSRLGPAYIQRRPAGSWASLLLEQIENMQDFFSRYLPQMAIAVFIPVVILVAVFPVNWAAGLILLGTAPLIPIFMILVGVGAADANRRNFQALARLSGHFLDRLKGLRTLQLFMRTQAEGDAIRDASEDFRERTMEVLRLAFLSTAVLEFFAAISVALVAVYFGFSYIDHLNFGSYGVKVTLFTGLFVLFLAPEFYAPLRELGAHYHAKAQAIGAAEQLLEFLEAEVSEPAAGTAPFHADSPVKVEAKALEVLSAEGKVLVGPIDFTLEAGSRTALIGVSGAGKSSLVNALLGFAPYRGELKVNGQELATLDMSQWRLQLGWLSQNPQLFHASLRDNLLLAKPTASDAELEDALKRAQAWEFAMEKGLDYPVGDQAGGLSVGQAQRLALARTLLKSTQLMVLDEPTASLDRHSERAIMTTLEQAMAGQTLLMITHRLDQLTKMDKIMVLARGQLVEQGSFQQLSQADGPFARLLSQRSGGSLDE, translated from the coding sequence ATGGATAAAAAAACGCAAAAACGTCTCTATGGCTGGTTGCGCAAGCAATCGAGTCACGGTCGCCGCTGGATCACGATATCCATCGCTTTTGGCCTTGGCCAGGGCATTCTGATGGTGGCGCAAGCCTGGCTGCTGGCGACCCTGTTGCACAGCTTTATCATCGAAGGCTCAACGCCTGAGCAATCCATCACGCTCTTTATTACCCTGCTGCTGGTGACGCTTGGCAAAGCGGCGCTGGCCTATGGCCGGGAAGTGGCCAGTTTCAAGGCGGGCAGCGCGGTGCGCCAGACCATCCGCCAGCTGGTGCTCACTCGCTTGAGTCGTCTCGGCCCTGCCTATATCCAGCGCCGTCCGGCCGGTAGCTGGGCCAGCCTGCTGCTGGAACAGATTGAAAATATGCAGGATTTCTTCTCCCGCTATCTGCCGCAGATGGCCATCGCCGTCTTTATTCCGGTGGTCATTCTGGTGGCCGTGTTCCCGGTCAACTGGGCGGCGGGCCTGATCCTGCTGGGCACTGCGCCCCTCATCCCCATCTTTATGATCCTGGTAGGTGTGGGCGCCGCCGATGCCAACCGCCGCAACTTTCAGGCGCTGGCCCGTCTCTCCGGCCACTTCCTCGATCGGCTGAAGGGGCTGCGCACCCTGCAACTCTTTATGCGTACCCAGGCAGAAGGTGACGCCATTCGCGACGCCTCGGAAGATTTTCGCGAGCGCACCATGGAAGTGCTGCGCCTGGCGTTTTTGAGCACCGCCGTGCTGGAGTTCTTCGCCGCCATTTCAGTGGCACTAGTCGCCGTCTACTTCGGCTTCTCTTATATCGACCATCTGAACTTTGGTAGCTATGGGGTCAAGGTCACCCTCTTTACCGGCCTGTTCGTGCTGTTTCTCGCCCCCGAGTTCTACGCCCCGCTGCGGGAACTGGGTGCCCACTACCACGCCAAGGCGCAGGCTATCGGCGCTGCCGAGCAGTTGCTGGAATTCCTAGAAGCCGAGGTGAGCGAGCCGGCCGCAGGCACAGCGCCGTTCCATGCCGACAGCCCGGTCAAGGTAGAAGCTAAAGCCCTTGAAGTGCTGAGCGCCGAAGGCAAGGTGCTGGTCGGCCCCATCGACTTCACCCTGGAAGCCGGTTCGCGCACCGCCCTCATCGGCGTCAGCGGCGCAGGCAAGAGCTCGCTGGTCAACGCCCTGCTCGGCTTTGCCCCCTATCGTGGCGAGCTCAAGGTAAATGGTCAGGAGCTTGCCACCCTCGACATGAGCCAGTGGCGCCTGCAACTGGGCTGGCTCTCGCAAAACCCGCAGCTGTTCCACGCCTCCTTGCGCGACAACCTGCTGCTGGCCAAGCCAACGGCCAGCGATGCCGAGCTGGAAGATGCCCTGAAACGGGCACAAGCGTGGGAATTTGCCATGGAGAAGGGGCTCGACTATCCGGTCGGCGATCAGGCGGGCGGCCTCTCGGTCGGTCAGGCCCAGCGCCTCGCACTGGCGCGCACCCTGCTCAAATCGACCCAGCTGATGGTGCTCGACGAACCGACCGCCAGTCTGGATCGCCACTCCGAACGCGCCATCATGACCACCCTCGAGCAGGCGATGGCTGGCCAGACCCTGCTGATGATCACCCACCGTCTCGACCAGCTTACCAAGATGGACAAGATAATGGTGCTGGCCCGCGGCCAGCTGGTGGAGCAAGGCAGCTTCCAACAATTGAGTCAGGCGGATGGGCCTTTTGCCCGCCTGCTCTCCCAACGTTCCGGAGGTTCTCTCGATGAGTGA
- a CDS encoding helix-turn-helix transcriptional regulator: MNKEMATKVFESLASGIRLDVWRLLVKAGLEGRVAGELASEIDIAPNTLSFHLKAMLNAGLLSVEQEGRFLRYRANIPLMLDVIAYLTEECCAGHPEACGVMRAESACSPHVLPAQPCCNKE, translated from the coding sequence ATGAACAAAGAGATGGCCACCAAGGTCTTTGAATCGCTGGCATCCGGCATCCGGCTCGATGTATGGCGGCTGCTGGTGAAGGCCGGGCTGGAGGGGCGGGTCGCTGGTGAACTGGCCAGCGAGATCGATATTGCCCCCAATACCCTCTCGTTTCACCTCAAGGCGATGCTCAATGCCGGTCTGCTGTCGGTGGAGCAGGAGGGGCGCTTTCTGCGCTACCGCGCCAATATTCCCCTGATGCTGGATGTGATCGCCTACCTCACCGAGGAGTGCTGTGCCGGTCATCCCGAGGCGTGCGGCGTGATGCGTGCCGAGTCAGCCTGCTCCCCCCATGTTCTGCCTGCGCAGCCCTGCTGCAACAAGGAGTAA
- the arsC gene encoding glutaredoxin-dependent arsenate reductase: MSAITIYHNPECGTSRNTLELIRNSGVEPTVIHYLETPPSRDQLVALIAAMGMPVRDLLRKNVPPYEALGLAEDRFSDDELIDAMLAHPILINRPIVVTPLGTKLCRPSEVVLDILPDQQKGAFAKEDGEQVVDASGKRLK; this comes from the coding sequence ATGAGTGCAATCACCATCTATCACAACCCGGAATGTGGTACTTCCCGCAACACCCTGGAGCTGATCCGCAACAGCGGCGTGGAGCCCACTGTCATCCACTATCTGGAGACGCCCCCCTCCCGTGACCAGCTGGTGGCGCTGATCGCCGCTATGGGTATGCCGGTGCGCGATCTGCTACGCAAGAACGTGCCGCCTTACGAGGCGCTCGGGCTGGCGGAAGATCGTTTCAGCGATGATGAACTGATCGATGCCATGCTGGCCCACCCCATCCTCATCAACCGGCCTATCGTGGTCACCCCCCTCGGCACCAAACTGTGCCGCCCATCCGAGGTGGTGCTCGATATACTGCCCGATCAGCAAAAAGGGGCCTTCGCCAAGGAGGATGGCGAGCAGGTGGTGGATGCGAGCGGCAAGCGCCTCAAGTAA
- a CDS encoding DUF3293 domain-containing protein produces MNLWENYKKICFLAPFEPPIWPEFAIITAWNPTSQQVSARRNSRRERAMWRHLTVDLQVPVVGPFWGSDPDERWQESSLAVALSLPQARQLAARFGQNAIYWVEDGQLWLTPVLTDKSAVCLGNIESFWIARNLA; encoded by the coding sequence ATGAATTTGTGGGAAAACTACAAGAAAATCTGCTTTCTCGCGCCATTTGAGCCACCAATTTGGCCCGAGTTTGCCATTATTACGGCTTGGAACCCGACCAGTCAGCAGGTCTCGGCGCGGCGCAATTCGCGGCGGGAACGTGCGATGTGGCGCCACCTGACCGTTGATTTGCAGGTGCCCGTGGTGGGGCCGTTTTGGGGATCTGACCCGGACGAACGCTGGCAGGAGTCATCGCTGGCGGTGGCGCTATCTCTGCCACAAGCCCGTCAGCTGGCTGCCCGTTTTGGCCAGAACGCCATCTACTGGGTGGAGGATGGCCAGCTCTGGCTGACACCAGTATTGACGGATAAATCAGCCGTTTGCTTGGGCAATATTGAATCCTTCTGGATTGCCAGAAACCTTGCATGA
- the arsD gene encoding arsenite efflux transporter metallochaperone ArsD, which yields MSSIQIFDPALCCSSGVCGTEVDQALVTFAADLAWAKEQGVAIERFNLAQQPMQFAETPAVSAFLTHAGEEGLPLVLVEGQVVLTGRYPSRSELARYAGLPAPQAAIKGIVKGGCCSGSGCC from the coding sequence ATGTCCTCCATTCAGATTTTTGATCCCGCCCTCTGCTGCTCCAGCGGTGTCTGCGGTACCGAGGTTGATCAGGCACTGGTCACCTTCGCAGCCGACCTTGCCTGGGCCAAGGAGCAGGGAGTAGCCATCGAGCGTTTCAATCTGGCCCAGCAGCCGATGCAATTTGCCGAGACACCTGCCGTCAGCGCTTTTCTGACCCACGCCGGGGAGGAGGGGTTGCCGCTGGTGCTGGTGGAGGGGCAGGTGGTGTTGACCGGTCGTTATCCGAGCCGCAGTGAGCTGGCCCGTTATGCCGGGCTGCCTGCGCCGCAAGCGGCCATCAAGGGGATCGTCAAGGGCGGTTGCTGCTCCGGCAGCGGTTGCTGCTGA
- the arsA gene encoding arsenical pump-driving ATPase has translation MYHFLTNPPPFLFFTGKGGVGKTSLACASAVALCDIGKRVLLVSTDPASNVGQVFATEIGNRVTTIAAVPGLSALEIDPPAAAKAYRERIVGPVRGKLPESVVRSIEEQLSGACTTEIAAFDEFTTLLTDQTLLAEYDHIVFDTAPTGHTIRLLQLPGAWSEFLEQGKGDASCLGPLAGLEKQRSQYGEAVAALADAARTRLVLVARAQQSTLREVARTHEELAAIGLLNQQLVINGLFPEGAIAGDPLAMALWQREQQALAQKPQGIKGLAQDHIPLLATNLVGLDSLRLLLQAEGTAAESPTVQSTVKQAQPELSSLVDELAADGHGLIMLMGKGGVGKTTLAAAVAVELASRGLPVHLTTSDPAAHLSETLAASLPHLEVSRIDPHAETERYRAQVLATKGAALDEQGRALLEEDLRSPCTEEIAVFQAFSRIIREAGKRFVVMDTAPTGHTLLLLDATGAYHREIARQMGNKGLHFTTPMMQLQDPKQTKVLIVTLPEPTPVQEAANLQADLRRAGIEPWGWLINHSLQQAAVSSPLLQLRAERQLPHIEAVEQQHASRYAVVPLLAEEPVGPDALRRLCQYH, from the coding sequence ATGTACCATTTTCTGACCAATCCACCGCCGTTTCTCTTTTTCACCGGCAAGGGCGGGGTGGGCAAGACCTCGCTGGCCTGCGCCAGTGCGGTGGCTCTCTGTGATATTGGCAAGCGGGTGCTGCTGGTGAGCACCGACCCTGCCTCCAACGTGGGGCAGGTGTTTGCCACCGAGATCGGCAATCGCGTCACCACCATCGCCGCTGTGCCCGGTTTGTCGGCGCTGGAGATAGATCCCCCCGCGGCGGCCAAAGCTTATCGGGAGCGGATTGTCGGGCCGGTGCGCGGCAAGTTGCCCGAGAGCGTGGTGCGCAGCATCGAGGAGCAGCTCTCCGGCGCCTGTACCACCGAGATCGCCGCCTTTGACGAATTCACCACCCTGCTGACCGACCAAACGCTGCTGGCCGAGTATGACCACATCGTCTTTGATACGGCGCCAACCGGCCACACCATCCGGCTGCTGCAACTGCCGGGAGCCTGGAGCGAATTTCTGGAGCAGGGCAAGGGGGATGCCTCCTGCCTCGGCCCGCTGGCGGGGCTGGAGAAACAGCGCAGCCAGTATGGCGAGGCGGTCGCCGCCCTGGCAGATGCTGCCCGCACCCGCTTGGTGCTGGTGGCGCGCGCCCAGCAATCCACTCTGCGGGAAGTGGCTCGCACCCACGAGGAGCTGGCCGCCATCGGCTTGTTGAATCAGCAACTGGTGATCAATGGCCTCTTCCCCGAAGGCGCCATTGCCGGAGATCCGCTGGCAATGGCGCTCTGGCAGCGCGAGCAACAGGCTCTCGCCCAGAAGCCGCAGGGGATAAAGGGGCTGGCGCAGGATCATATCCCGCTGCTGGCCACCAATCTGGTGGGGCTCGACAGTTTGCGGCTGTTGCTGCAAGCAGAGGGAACAGCCGCCGAATCCCCGACAGTACAGTCCACTGTCAAGCAAGCCCAGCCCGAGTTGAGTTCGCTGGTAGACGAGCTGGCCGCCGACGGTCACGGCCTTATCATGCTGATGGGCAAGGGCGGGGTGGGCAAAACCACGCTGGCGGCCGCCGTGGCGGTGGAGCTGGCGAGCCGCGGCCTGCCGGTGCACCTCACCACCTCGGATCCCGCCGCGCATCTGAGCGAGACCCTGGCAGCTAGTCTGCCCCATCTGGAGGTGAGCCGCATCGATCCCCACGCCGAGACCGAGCGTTACCGCGCCCAGGTGCTGGCCACCAAGGGGGCAGCGCTGGACGAGCAGGGGCGGGCACTGCTGGAGGAGGACTTGCGCTCCCCCTGTACCGAGGAGATCGCCGTGTTTCAGGCCTTCTCGCGCATCATTCGCGAGGCGGGCAAGCGCTTCGTGGTGATGGACACTGCCCCCACCGGCCACACCCTGCTGCTGCTCGACGCTACCGGCGCCTACCACAGGGAGATCGCTCGCCAGATGGGAAACAAGGGGCTGCACTTCACCACCCCCATGATGCAGTTGCAGGATCCCAAGCAGACTAAGGTGCTGATTGTGACGCTGCCCGAGCCGACGCCAGTGCAGGAGGCGGCGAATCTGCAGGCCGATCTGCGCCGGGCCGGTATCGAGCCCTGGGGCTGGCTCATCAACCACAGCTTGCAGCAAGCCGCGGTCAGCTCACCGCTGCTGCAACTGCGGGCCGAGCGCCAGTTGCCCCATATCGAGGCGGTCGAGCAGCAACATGCCAGCCGCTACGCCGTGGTGCCGCTGCTCGCCGAGGAGCCGGTGGGGCCCGATGCCCTGCGCCGCCTCTGCCAGTACCATTGA
- the cydC gene encoding cysteine/glutathione ABC transporter ATP-binding protein/permease CydC → MSDLLPFLRLYRQHWLSLTIGLLLALVTLAAGMGLLSLSGWFLSAAAVAGMTVATTHAFNYMTPAGGVRFFSIVRTAGRWGERVVSHDATFRVLTRLRVWFWQKLSPLSTGTLAGFRQADLLNRLVADIDAMDHVYLRLITPIGAALLSTAGLVFFLSFFDSRLALTLGAILLFGMIALPLVFYFLGRRPGQALIAEKSTLRTRMVDYLDGQAELQMFAAAPKALVELQQAEQTLLVAQARMAKVSGLANFSVQLLSGWTLTLMLWLAGHGVAGAAPDPITALMVFATLASFEALMPLAGAFQHLSTSLTSARRLNEILQEAKAPVWGDEQTHATAGALQINDLYFGYPGNPQPVLRGCTLQLHAGEKLALLGQTGCGKSTLMGLLTREWSPQAGKILLGGKPLTDYSEGALRASISVVSQRVHLFADTLRGNLKLAAPTATDEQLIAVLTQVGLANLLEDEAGLDAWLGDGGRPLSGGERRRIGIARALLHDAPLWLLDEPTEGLDSQTEREIMDLLFRLGADRTLLLISHRLLGMEQMDRIALMEEGQIRLCAPHNELLGDDYYRSLYQRLAPV, encoded by the coding sequence ATGAGTGATCTGTTGCCGTTTCTGCGCCTCTATCGCCAACACTGGCTCAGCCTCACCATTGGTTTGCTGCTGGCGCTGGTGACCCTGGCCGCTGGCATGGGGCTGCTCTCCCTCTCCGGCTGGTTCCTCTCCGCCGCCGCCGTGGCGGGGATGACAGTTGCGACGACCCATGCCTTTAACTACATGACCCCTGCAGGCGGAGTGCGCTTCTTCTCCATCGTCCGCACTGCCGGTCGCTGGGGTGAGCGGGTCGTAAGCCACGACGCCACCTTCCGGGTACTGACCCGACTGCGGGTCTGGTTCTGGCAAAAACTCTCGCCGCTCTCCACCGGCACCCTGGCCGGTTTCCGTCAGGCGGATCTGCTCAACCGACTGGTGGCAGACATCGATGCGATGGACCACGTCTATCTGCGGCTGATCACCCCCATAGGCGCGGCCCTGCTCAGCACCGCCGGACTGGTCTTCTTCCTGTCGTTTTTCGACAGCCGTCTCGCCCTCACCCTGGGGGCCATTCTGCTGTTTGGCATGATTGCCCTGCCGCTGGTGTTCTACTTCCTCGGCCGTCGCCCCGGTCAGGCGCTGATTGCCGAAAAATCGACCCTGCGTACCCGGATGGTGGACTATCTGGATGGTCAGGCCGAGCTGCAGATGTTTGCCGCCGCCCCCAAGGCGCTGGTTGAGCTGCAACAGGCCGAACAGACGCTGCTCGTCGCGCAGGCCCGGATGGCCAAGGTGAGCGGGCTGGCCAACTTCTCGGTGCAACTGCTGAGCGGCTGGACCCTGACCCTGATGCTCTGGCTGGCCGGTCATGGGGTAGCGGGTGCGGCGCCCGACCCCATCACAGCACTGATGGTCTTTGCCACCCTGGCAAGCTTCGAGGCTCTGATGCCGCTGGCGGGGGCTTTCCAGCACCTCTCCACCAGCCTCACCTCGGCACGCCGCCTGAACGAGATCCTGCAAGAGGCAAAAGCCCCTGTGTGGGGCGACGAGCAGACCCATGCCACCGCTGGCGCGCTGCAGATCAATGACCTCTATTTTGGCTACCCGGGCAACCCCCAGCCGGTACTGCGTGGCTGCACCCTGCAACTGCACGCCGGTGAAAAGCTGGCGCTGCTGGGCCAGACCGGCTGCGGCAAATCGACCCTGATGGGGCTGCTGACCCGGGAGTGGAGCCCGCAGGCTGGCAAGATCCTGCTGGGTGGCAAGCCGCTCACCGACTACAGCGAAGGGGCGCTGCGCGCCTCCATCTCGGTGGTGAGCCAGCGGGTGCATCTGTTTGCCGATACCCTGCGGGGCAACCTCAAACTGGCCGCCCCGACCGCCACTGACGAGCAGCTGATTGCGGTGCTGACCCAGGTCGGACTGGCCAATCTGCTGGAAGATGAGGCGGGCCTCGACGCCTGGCTCGGTGACGGCGGCCGCCCCCTCTCCGGTGGTGAGCGTCGCCGTATCGGCATCGCCCGCGCCCTGCTGCACGATGCGCCGCTCTGGCTGCTGGACGAGCCGACCGAAGGGCTCGACAGTCAGACCGAGCGGGAGATCATGGATCTGCTGTTCCGGCTCGGGGCTGATCGCACCTTGCTGCTTATCTCCCACCGCCTGCTGGGGATGGAACAGATGGATCGGATTGCCCTGATGGAAGAGGGACAGATCCGCCTCTGCGCCCCTCACAACGAGCTGCTGGGGGATGATTACTACCGCAGCCTCTATCAGCGACTGGCTCCGGTTTGA
- the arcA gene encoding two-component system response regulator ArcA, whose amino-acid sequence MQTPHILIVEDELVTRNTLKSIFEAEGYIVLEANNGDEMHQALTSHTINLVIMDINLPGKNGLLLARELRENDNIALMFLTGRDNEVDKILGLEIGADDYITKPFNPRELTIRARNLLSRTMNVAAGGEEKKLVERYLFNGWALDINSRALVSPTGDMFKLPRSEFRAMLHFCENPGQIQTRAELLKKMTGRELKPHDRTVDVTIRRIRKHFESVNDTPEIIATIHGEGYRFCGELEQE is encoded by the coding sequence ATGCAAACACCACACATTCTGATCGTCGAAGACGAGCTGGTCACACGCAATACCCTGAAAAGCATTTTTGAAGCCGAAGGCTACATCGTGCTCGAAGCCAATAACGGCGACGAAATGCACCAGGCCCTCACTTCCCACACCATCAATCTGGTGATCATGGACATCAACCTGCCGGGCAAGAACGGCCTGCTGCTGGCCCGTGAGCTGCGTGAGAACGACAACATCGCCCTGATGTTCCTGACCGGTCGTGACAACGAAGTGGACAAGATCCTGGGTCTGGAGATCGGCGCCGATGATTACATCACCAAGCCGTTCAACCCGCGCGAGCTGACTATCCGTGCACGCAACCTGCTGAGCCGCACCATGAACGTGGCTGCCGGTGGCGAAGAGAAGAAGCTGGTTGAGCGCTACCTGTTCAACGGCTGGGCGCTGGATATCAACAGCCGCGCGCTGGTCAGCCCCACTGGCGACATGTTCAAGCTGCCGCGCTCCGAGTTCCGCGCCATGCTGCACTTCTGCGAAAACCCGGGCCAGATCCAGACCCGTGCAGAGCTGCTGAAGAAGATGACCGGCCGCGAGCTCAAGCCCCACGACCGTACCGTCGATGTGACCATCCGTCGCATTCGCAAGCACTTCGAAAGCGTCAACGATACTCCGGAGATCATCGCCACCATCCACGGCGAAGGCTATCGTTTCTGTGGTGAGCTGGAGCAGGAATAA
- the arsB gene encoding ACR3 family arsenite efflux transporter, with translation MSATCDAKAVPAIGFFERYLTAWVALCILVGIGLGQGLPDLFKAIGAMEVAKVNLPVGLLIWVMIIPMLLKIDFGALHQVKGHMKGIGVTLFINWLVKPFSMAFLGWLFIRVLFADWLPADQLDSYVAGLILLAAAPCTAMVFVWSRLTNGDPYFTLSQVAVNDLIMVFAFAPLVALLLGVSSIIVPWDTLLTSVVLYIVIPVIIAQLLRKALLKKGEAHFDGVMTRIQPWSVAALLLTLVLLFAFQGNAIIEQPLVIALLAVPILIQVLFNSGLAYWLNRKVGEKHSVACPSALIGASNFFELAVAAAISLFGFHSGAALATVVGVLIEVPVMLLVVRVVNASKPWYEAGLSR, from the coding sequence ATGTCTGCAACATGTGATGCCAAGGCCGTGCCTGCCATCGGCTTTTTTGAACGTTATCTGACCGCCTGGGTCGCCCTCTGCATTCTGGTGGGGATTGGGCTCGGGCAGGGTTTGCCGGATCTCTTCAAGGCCATCGGCGCCATGGAGGTGGCCAAGGTCAACCTGCCGGTGGGGCTGCTGATCTGGGTGATGATCATCCCCATGCTGCTCAAGATCGATTTTGGCGCCCTGCATCAGGTGAAGGGGCACATGAAGGGCATTGGGGTCACTCTCTTTATCAACTGGCTGGTCAAACCCTTCTCCATGGCCTTCCTTGGCTGGCTCTTTATCCGCGTGCTGTTTGCCGACTGGCTGCCGGCGGATCAGCTCGACAGCTATGTGGCGGGGCTGATCCTGCTGGCGGCGGCCCCCTGCACCGCCATGGTGTTTGTCTGGAGTCGCCTCACCAACGGTGATCCCTACTTCACCCTGTCGCAGGTAGCGGTGAACGACCTCATCATGGTGTTTGCCTTCGCTCCGCTGGTGGCGCTGCTGCTCGGGGTCTCCAGCATCATAGTGCCGTGGGATACCCTGCTCACCTCTGTGGTGCTCTACATTGTCATTCCGGTCATCATCGCCCAGCTGCTGCGCAAGGCCTTGCTGAAAAAGGGGGAGGCCCATTTTGACGGCGTTATGACCCGCATCCAGCCCTGGTCGGTGGCGGCCCTGCTGCTCACTCTGGTGCTACTGTTCGCCTTCCAGGGCAACGCCATTATCGAGCAGCCGCTGGTTATCGCCCTGTTGGCGGTGCCGATCCTGATCCAGGTGCTGTTCAACTCGGGATTGGCTTACTGGCTCAACCGCAAGGTGGGGGAGAAGCACTCGGTTGCCTGTCCTTCCGCCCTGATCGGTGCCTCCAACTTCTTCGAGCTGGCGGTGGCTGCCGCCATCAGCCTGTTCGGCTTTCACTCCGGCGCGGCGCTCGCCACCGTGGTCGGGGTGCTGATCGAGGTGCCGGTCATGCTGCTGGTGGTGCGGGTGGTTAACGCCAGCAAACCCTGGTACGAAGCGGGGCTGAGCCGTTAA
- a CDS encoding META domain-containing protein produces MNKKLTLLAALALGGCAMATGSSMAQLQASSWQLQGATGDTFTLQVVDGKVAGKGGCNRYFGGITKQGDGVLTLGAMGSTRMMCIGDAMNKETEFLQKLEKVATYSINGNQLTLSDANKAALLTFNAVPAAK; encoded by the coding sequence ATGAACAAGAAACTGACTCTGCTGGCCGCGCTGGCACTGGGAGGCTGCGCAATGGCAACGGGTTCCAGCATGGCTCAACTGCAAGCATCCAGCTGGCAGCTGCAAGGCGCCACCGGCGATACCTTCACCCTGCAAGTGGTCGACGGCAAGGTGGCGGGCAAGGGCGGCTGCAACCGCTATTTTGGCGGTATCACCAAGCAGGGTGACGGTGTCTTGACGCTGGGCGCCATGGGCTCCACTCGCATGATGTGCATCGGCGACGCCATGAACAAAGAGACCGAGTTCCTGCAAAAGCTGGAGAAGGTGGCAACCTACTCCATCAATGGCAACCAGCTGACTCTGAGCGATGCCAACAAGGCAGCCCTGCTCACCTTTAACGCTGTGCCTGCTGCCAAATAA